A DNA window from Rhipicephalus microplus isolate Deutch F79 unplaced genomic scaffold, USDA_Rmic scaffold_546, whole genome shotgun sequence contains the following coding sequences:
- the LOC142795094 gene encoding neprilysin-1-like, translating into MADEKFRQCSSIPHINHAFSLSPYRSAAAQFYHLDTTSLTFYEPILKGIAVSTAAIQPPLYYGAGTEAMRYGGLGFAYADRLVRSMNVRTLLHAAAFAVTPVAELKDRLLEGMLCSDRNEKLKAFPFLPALALAYAAYNKTVNGTDEIRLKGLEEYSAEQVFFMTACLTMCEQDAAGRRHSPNCNAAVRNFAPFAEAFNCPLGSPMNLRDKCTLLTS; encoded by the exons ATGGCGGACGAGAAG TTCAGGCAGTGCAGCTcgatcccacatatcaatcacgcCTTTTCTCTCAGCCCATACCGCAGCGCCGCTGCCCAGTTCTACCATCTCGACACGACGTCGCTGACCTTCTACGAACCGATTCTCAAGGGGATCGCGGTGTCGACGGCGGCGATCCAGCCGCCGCTGTACTACGGCGCGGGCACCGAAGCCATGCGCTACGGCGGCCTGGGATTCGCGTACGCCGACCGGCTCGTGCGTAGCATGAACGTCCGGACGCTGCTGCACGCGGCCGCCTTCGCGGTGACGCCCGTGGCCGAGTTGAAGGACAGGCTGCTTGAGGGCATGCTGTGCTCGGACCGCAACGAGAAGCTCAAGGCGTTCCCGTTTCTACCGGCGCTGGCACTGGCTTACGCGGCGTACAACAAG ACGGTGAACGGCACCGACGAAATCCGCCTGAAAGGTCTTGAGGAGTACAGCGCGGAGCAGGTGTTCTTCATGACCGCCTGCCTCACCATGTGTGAGCAAGACGCCGCGGGGCGGCGCCACTCGCCCAACTGCAACGCGGCCGTGCGCAACTTCGCTCCCTTCGCGGAGGCATTCAACTGCCCGCTCGGTTCGCCCATGAACCTCCGGGACAAGTGTACCTTGCTGACCAGCTAG
- the LOC142795093 gene encoding uncharacterized protein LOC142795093 produces MSVAETDPHPMPVSGSLSDLEEFAPRFTANDWTLAASKVLGFNVGEHYGVFVSSTTLLSAMDVATRALSAQQLLYHTVWWFVQQVGALTSNSLFETATFALGESSTLYQGLLCGIQVSLTYNILLASQHAANLPDDARTSVMETLNVVHSETSKVVRSSKTLGKPRLDWIYFMLLETQPVVWPLAPNFEPADLPRLYGESVDNSRGFFGHWRSSHEGLAKNIGGCVNSRRLD; encoded by the exons ATGAGCGTTGCCGAGACTGACCCCCACCCGATGCCTGTGAGCGGTTCACTCTCCGATCTGGAAGAGTTCGCGCCCAGATTCACCGCCAACGACTGGACGTTGGCGGCGTCCAAGGTGCTGGGTTTCAACGTGGGCGAGCACTACGGCGTGTTCGTTAGCTCGACCACGCTCCTGAGTGCCATGGACGTGGCCACAAGGGCGCTGTCAGCCCAGCAGTTGCTCTACCACACCGTCTGGTGGTTCGTCCAGCAGGTCGGCGCGCTCACCAGCAACTCGCTGTTCGAGACCGCAACCTTTGCCCTCGGCGAGTCGAGTACGCTCTACCAGGGGCTTCTCTGCGGCATTCAG GTAAGCCTCACCTACAACATCCTCCTCGCGTCCCAGCACGCGGCGAACTTGCCGGACGACGCCAGGACGTCCGTCATGGAGACGCTTAACGTGGTGCACTCTGAGACGTCGAAGGTGGTGCGTTCGTCGAAGACGCTGGGCAAGCCCAGGCTCGACTGGATTTATTTCATGCTGCTCGAGACGCAGCCCGTCGTGTGGCCGCTGGCGCCGAACTTCGAGCCGGCGGACCTCCCACGTCTCTATGGCGAAAGCGTGGACAACTCGCGCGGATTCTTTGGCCACTGGCGGTCCAGTCACGAGGGGCTCGCCAAGAACATTGGAGGGTGCGTGAATTCGAGGCGTTTAGATTGA